AAAATACAAAGGCGACGGATGCATCGGCTGCTGTAACTGTTTTTATACCTGCCCTGAACCGAGTGCTATCGAAGTTCATTTGCCGGATAAAAATGATAACAATAAAGGCTCCGGCGAGGAGTCATAAGTTAGGGAGATATAAAGAATGGCTACACAACTTGCAAAGGGCAACACCGCAGTAATCATAGGGGCGCTTTATGCCGGCTGCGACTGCTACTTCGGCTACCCTATAACACCAGCAAGCGAAATCCTCCACGAGGCCTCACATTATTTCCCCAAGCTCGGGCGAAATTTTGTACAGGCCGAGAGCGAAGAGGCTGCAATAAATATGGTTTTCGGAGCCGCTTCAACAGGCAGGAGAGTGATGACAGCCTCCTCCGGCCCGGGCATAAGCCTCAAGCAGGAAGGCATATCATACATAGCTGGGGCAGAGCTGCCTGCTGTGATAGTGGATATTATGCGTGCTGGGCCTGGACTCGGAAATATAGGTCCGGAGCAGGGAGACTATAATCAGGTGGTCAAAGGAGGAGGCCACGGGAACTACCGAACGATCGTACTCGCTCCAAACAGCGTACAGGAGATGTGCGATTTTACAATGAAGGCATTCGAGCTTTCCTTTAAGTACAGAAATCCAGCTTACGTGCTCGCAGACGGTGTTCTGGGGCAGATGATAGAGCCAGTGAGATTCCCTGAGAAGGCAGCGGAGCCGAAGATAGACAATTCGTGGGCGGTTTCCGGCAATAAGGAAACTATGAAAAACCTTATAACCTCCATCTTCCTCGATTTCAGCGAGCTTGAAGAATTCAACTACAGGCTTCAGGAAAAATACAAAAAAATCGAGCAGAACGAACAGAGCTGCGAACTTATCGATACTCAAGACGCAGATGTTGTGCTTGTTTCATACGGAATCAGCAGCCGGATAGCAAAAGGCGCAGTTGAGCAGGCAAGAAAGCAAGGCATCAAAGCGGGGCTTTTAAGGCCTCTAAGCCTTTACCCATTCCCAAAGGATGAGCTGAAGCGAATCGCTGAGCGAGACGTTAAATTTATCTCAGTGGAAATGAGCAACGGCCAGATGACCGAGGACATAAAGTCCTCAGTTGAATTCCGTCGCCCTGTTCATCTTGTAAACCGGCTCGGCGGTAATCTGATAACTATGGAAAAGGTAATGGATAAAATTGCGGAGCTTTCCGCTTGAAGGTATAAAAATGGCAGAAAAAGTAATAAAAAAACCGTCCTCAATGTACGACGTTTTTGATCGCAAAGGCGGAGCAGCTCCCACAGCAACTCACTACTGCCCCGGCTGCGGACACGGAATCATACACAAACTTATCGCAGAGGCGATTTCCGATTTCGGCGTGCAGGAGCGAACCGTAATGATCAGCCCTGTAGGCTGTTCAGTTTTCGCATACTACTACTTCGATACGGGCAATCTGCAAGTTGCTCACGGGCGAGCACCGGCAGTCGGCACGGGCGTATCCCGCGCTGAGGATAATTCGGTTGTGATCTCATATCAGGGCGACGGGGATCTTGCCTCGATCGGGCTGAACGAAACTATGCAGGCAGCTAATCGCGGGGAAAAGCTTGCGGTGTTTTTTGTAAACAACACGGTTTACGGAATGACCGGCGGCCAAATGGCACCAACCACCCTTGTAGGCGAGCAGACCGTAACCTGCCCTGAAGGAAGAGACCCCAGACAAGCGGGATATCCGCTGAAGATGTGCGAGATTCTCAGCAGTTTAAATGCACCTGTACTCATTGAGAGGGTTTCTGTTTCGAATATCAAAAAGATCCGCAAGGCAAGGAAGGCGATCCGGAAAGCGATTGAAATCCAGCGGGACGGAAAGGGCTATGCCTTTGTTGAAATTCTCTCTAACTGCCCCACAAATCTCAGGCAGGATGCGCAGTCCAGCATGAAGTTTGTGGATGAGCAGATGGAGAAGGTGTTCCCGCTTGGCTGCTTTAGAGACAAAATCGAAGAGACACCGCCGCTTGGACGGATGGAAAGCTGTTTCGAAAAATCCAAAATAGACGCCCTTTTCAACCTCGAAACCGAAAACGCCCCCAACCCCGCAGACGACAGCAGCTTTGAAGGCTTTGGGCTGAAGATAGCAGGCTTCGGAGGGCAGGGCGTTTTGAGCATGGGAGTGATGGCGGCAAGGGCTGCCTGCGCAGACGGAAGGCACGTATCGTGGTTCCCCTCTTACGGTCCTGAACAGCGCGGCGGAACGGCCAACTGCTCAGTAGTGGCAGCAGGAAAGGCTGTAGCCTCGCCTGTGGTCTATCATCCCGATATACTCATAGCGATGAACAAGCCCTCGCTTGAGAGATTCGCATCAGACGTGCATAACGGCGCCTACATCCTGTACGACTCCACAGCAGAAGGACCGAAGCTGCCTGAAAATGCAAGGGGCATAGCTGTTCCAGCGATTAAAACAGCAGAAGAATTGGGAAGCGCAAAAGCAGCAAATACCTTTATGCTGGGCGTTATGATAGAGGTATGCGATACGGGAATCTCGCCAGAGAAATACGAGCAGGCAATAAAGGACAGCTTTGCAGAAAAAGAGAAACTGATTGATTTGAACCTGAAGATCTTTAATCGGGCAAGAGAATGGGCGAAAGAGAATTCGCTCTAATCAGCCGGCAGGTTTCTGCCTTGAATTGAGGATAAGGCTCGCTGCGAGCAATACTATCCCGAGCCCGAGGCGAATCATCGTTTCAGGGCTCTGGGACTCATACTCCCCGAATACAAACAAAGAAACCGCCACAGCCAGCGGCATCTTGAGGTTGTTTGAGATCGCAGCGTTTGTGATGTTTGCGATTCGAACGCCTTTATTCCAGAGAAAGAAACAGAGCCCCGAGGCGATTATCCCGAGATAAAGCAGCGCCGCCCACTGATTACCGCTTATCTGAGCTATCTGAGGCAGGCTTCCCCGAATAAGAACTGCTATGAATGTTATCGCTGCTGCCCCGCAATAAGCGGCAGCGAAAATCTCCCTGTCTTTCACGTTCGCAGGCTTGAGCAGTTTCCTGTAGAGCACCTGACCGCCTGCAAAGCAGAGGTTCGAGAGCTGAACGAGGAAAAAGCCCTTCTGAAACTCAAACACGTTCAGACTATCCCACGTTACAAGCGCAGAGGCGAACACAGCCATAAGCACAAACAGGTAAGGCCGCAGGACAAACCGGCGTTCTGCAAAATCGCTGATAATCTCTACATACAGCGGTGTAAAAATTGTCATAGCGGCAATCTGATACGCCTTGAGGTACTGAAACGAATAAATGTATGCAATATACATAAGCCCAAACTGCAATGCCCCGATAAGAAAAACCTGCACACTCATCTTCGGCCTCATGCCCTTCACCCGCAAAAAAGGGAGAAAAACAGCAGCCGAGAGAAGAAGCCGCAAAAAGGCCACTAATGCAGGGTCGAGGCTGGACATATTTGTTTTGATAAGGCCGAATGAAAAAGACCAGATCAAAGATACTGCAATAAGATAAATCATAAATTCTGAGTTAAAAAAGGCCGGCATTGCCGGCCGTTAAAAGCTATTCAGTGCTGAAGGAATACGAAATGCTGTGTTTATAAACCTCTCCCGGCTTCAGTACCGGTGAAGCAAAGTTCGGAGTGTTTACCGCATTGGGAAATTTCTGCGGCTCAAGGCACAATCCGCAGTGCGGGTTGTAAAACGCTCCATCCTTGCCCTTGAGGTTTTCAACGAAATTAGCCGCATAAAACTGCAGGCCGGGCTGATTGGTATAAACATCCATTTTCCTGCCGGATTTCGGCTCATAAACGCTTGCAGCAAGGCCGTACTGATTTTCCGGATTGTTCAAAACGAAATTGTGGTCAAATCCGCTGGTATAGTCTTTAGCGGCCTTTTCTGCATCCTCGCCGATTCGCTTTGCTTTCCTGAAATCAAAAATAGTTCCTTCAACAGACTTCAGCTCGCCGATGGGGATAAGGTTCTCATCCACTGGCGTATATTGATCCGCTTCAATCTTAAGCGAATGGTCGTATATTTTCCCTGAATTATGCCCTGCAAGATTGAAGTAGCTGTGGTGAGTTAGGTTTACTATGGTTGTTTTATCACAGGAGGCCTTGAAGTCAATCTTAAGCTCGTTTGAGCCTGTGAGTGAGTAAACAGCTTCAACGTTCATCTCGCCCGGATAGTTTTCCTCGCCGTCTGGGCTGGTGTAAGTGAGTTTGAGGCAGGCAGAACCGCCGCTGGTAAAGCCTTCTGCATCCCAAATCTTCATATTGAAGCCCTCTTCGCCTCCGTGGAGGGCATTCGGGCCGTTGTTAACCGCAAGCTGATACTCCTTTCCTTCAAGTGTAAACCTGCCCCCGGCAATCCTGTTTGCTGCTCGGCCGATATTGGCCCCGAAATAAGGAGACTCCTTGAGATACTGCTCAAGATTATCGAAACCGAGAACAATATCATTGAACTTACCGTTCTTATCGGGCATATAAAGCGAAACAAGCGTTCCGCCGAGAGTAATTATTTCAGCTTTAGCACCGCTGTCGTTAGCGAGCGTATAAAGCTCAACCGTTTTTCCTTCAATTTTGCCGAATTCCTTACTGCTTACCTGCGGCATTTTTCTTTCCTCTATTAAACTTTCTGATAACCGTTATTCCTGTATCCGTCCATAAGTATGATAATCTTCCGGTAAATCTCTTCCGGAAGCATCTTTCTGAGTATGCTCTTTGCCTCGCCGATGTTTGTTCTCTGTGAGAAGTGGGTAAGAATGATTTTTTCGCTCTCCAGCGGGGCGAGCATCTCTTCAAGCTGGGAAATGTGCATATGCTTGCCTGCCTTTGCCCTGTCCAGATGGTCCTGCTCGAAGAAGGTGCATTCAGTTATGAAAACCTCGCTTCTCCTCACCAGTTCGTTTGAGGCGTAATCGGAGTATGCGGTATCGCCGGTGTAGCTGACAAGCGGTATTTCGAGCTGATATGTAATCTCTATGCCCTTTTTCTTGAGCTCCACAATCTCCGGAGAGCTGAGCCCCAGATATTTTTCTTTGAGCTTATGCCTCACCTCCACAACGGTATATCCGTATGAATCTCGATTATGGCGAGTTTTGAACGGCACAACATAAAGCCTCGGCTTTAGCGGGTAGTATTCTCCCGCCTGAACCTTGATGTAATTAGCCTCAATCCGGCTTCCGTCGAGCTCCGACCAAATCTCAGCTAGCTTTTTGAGCTTGTCTATCACAGAGCCCTCAGCGAAAACAGTGCCCGGAGTTTGGTCAGAAAACTGCCTGTGCGAGAGGTAGTAGGCAATCCCTGCTGAATGGTCTATATGACCGTGGGTTAGCAGGAGATTGTCTATAGGTATAATATGTTCGGGAGCTTTGCCCGCATCAAAGCAAACGCCCAGCTCAGGTACTGCAACAATAGACTCCTCACCAGCCACCGAATAGCCGAAAATATTGTATTTATCGGTCTTTACTGTGCTGAGCATATGGCTTGGCATAATGGTATCCGTAAATAATTTTTCAAAAAGAGCCCCTCTGCCCGAGTTTGAAACGGGATTGGAGAATTGAAGTTATCAGTTTTTAACTTAGCCGTTCTCCTGTTCGGAAGAAGAGTCCTCCCCGGAATCACTGCCGGTTTTGGGCTCCCATATCTCAAACACCTGAGAGAAATGCACAACCACTTTGGATGTAGCGGGATCTGCGATTATCTCGCCCTTGAAACCGACCGTTTTCCCAAGCATATCCATAGCCCTTGCTTTCACTGAACTGTTTGCTGGCTCGGCATAAGCCTTGATAGAGCCGCTGCGATCCTTTACAGCAAAGCGGAAATCCCTATCTTCTCCAGTGTAAACATAGCTCTTTGCTAAAACGCCTGTATAGGCATAACCCTCTTCACGGGTGATTTGGTTTTCCTTCTGACTGTATTTCTTTCTAATTTCGCTTCTTCTTCTTGCAAGCTCTGAATCCTGATCTCTGAGCATCTCATCAGCAAGCTTGGCCGCTTCATAGCGATTTACCTCGCCAAGAAGAGCCTCTGCATAAACTGCTGCCCTGCCGCTCTGCTCGCCTTCTATGATCTTTTTGAGCCTTTTCTTAACAGGCTTGTAATCCTGCACTTCGATAGGCTTTTCCTTCTCCTTTGAAACAAGCTCTGCGCAGCGTAGATACTCTTGGTATGCCTGCTTGCGTTTTTTTGCCTGCTCGGGAGTGAGCTGCGGCTTCTGTGGCTCGGGCTTTGCTTCTTTGTCTTGGTCTTTTTCTTCGCTGCTGGTGCCGGCTTCACCTTCGCTCACCTCTCCAGCGCCATTTTCACTGTCGTATTCAGCAGAGCTTCTCTGCTGGTCTTGAGAGGATTCAGCGGAGGCTTGGCTTTCATCTGCCTGCTCGCCGCTTTCTTCCGAACTCTGCTGTTTTTCTTCTGATTCAGCAGCTTCGAGGTATGCGCTGTTGATCCAGTATGAAGCGCCTCTTGGCGGTCTGATTTTGTAGTAGTCTCCGTCTATGCCGATGATTTGAACTTCCGTCCCGCTGTTGAGCTTTAGCTGGCGGGTTGTTGAATGCACGGGGGAAACGTAAGGTGAACCTGCCCATACATTTACATTGCTCGCCTCAACGACTCCGCTGCCGGAATCGCTCTTTTTCACATACTGCTTTGCGATAAGGGAATAGCAGGTATCCAGCGGCTGAATCCTGGACCACCCGAACCGTTCTGCTGTTACAGTTACTTCCTCCGGCGATGAAACCCTTGCGCAACGGTAGTAGTTCATTCCTGCGCCTGATCGCACGAATACATTTTCGCCGGCAACTTTTGCCTTATAAGGGAAATCGTGCCCTGTGGCCATAACGGCCGCAGAAACGAAAATAAGTGCAGCGAGAAAACTTAATTGCCTCATTTTTTCGTCTCCAGTTATAAACCAGTTCTATAAACTATTTACGCCCGTCTGCTGGACACAGAAACTGCAAATCACAATACAGACAGGACTTAAGGGTAACACGAAGCTTGCAGTTGTCAAACCTTTTTCTCTGAAATTTGAAAATCTCAGGCCTTAAGCAAAGGCTTATCACGAGCGGTTGCTGATAATCTCGCTGGTAAAGAGATACACCTTTGTGTCTTTGTCTTTCCAAGCATCAGCGGGCAGGCCGGCCTTGTGCGAGCAGCAGTATGAGAGGAACTGCTCTTTGCTCCAGCCTGTTTCGCTTATCACCTGCGGGAGAAAGCAGCCTGAAGCGAAACCTCTTGTGATGTAGATCCCGTCTATACCAGGCCTGAGCGAGAGCGGGTTATCAGTTTCCTTGAGCTCTGAAAGCACGCTCACCTCAACCTCAAGCTCTTCAAGCTCTGAGGGCTTTAGCCTTCTGCCAGCAAATCTCGGATCAGAGCTTACGCTCGATCTTGCCATACTGCAAACAGTCTTGTAGAGAGGCTCATCCGAGGTAAAACAGCCTATGCAGCCCCTGAGCTCTCCGCCGGTTTTGAGCGTAACAAAACAGCCTCTGCGAGCTGAAAGCTCGGTATCTTCCGGCTTTACGGGGGAAAAAGGCTTTCCTGTAATCTCCGCCTCTACGGCATTTTCTGCAAGCTCAATAATTTTTTGTCTGCTCTTTTCTTCCATTTTTGCCACCTAAATTTCAAACACCAATCTCCCTTACAATTATAGCATCTGAGGCGCCTCTTCCAAGAGCAGTTTTAGTTCCTTTTATTTCTAACAGCAGCGGCCCCGCAGAGCTGTTCTGCAGCACCTTGATTGCTGTACCTGGAACAACACCCATCTCAGAGAGCCTTCTCTGGAGCCTGTGGCCGGAGCTGATAGAGCTTACTATCGCCGTTTTGCCGGCTTTTATATTCAGAAGAGTTTTCTTATTGTTCATTTCCGAGTTCCTGTTAATCAACGGCCGAGAAATATAAGCGCCTTCCAAAC
This window of the Sedimentisphaera salicampi genome carries:
- a CDS encoding SH3 domain-containing protein, giving the protein MRQLSFLAALIFVSAAVMATGHDFPYKAKVAGENVFVRSGAGMNYYRCARVSSPEEVTVTAERFGWSRIQPLDTCYSLIAKQYVKKSDSGSGVVEASNVNVWAGSPYVSPVHSTTRQLKLNSGTEVQIIGIDGDYYKIRPPRGASYWINSAYLEAAESEEKQQSSEESGEQADESQASAESSQDQQRSSAEYDSENGAGEVSEGEAGTSSEEKDQDKEAKPEPQKPQLTPEQAKKRKQAYQEYLRCAELVSKEKEKPIEVQDYKPVKKRLKKIIEGEQSGRAAVYAEALLGEVNRYEAAKLADEMLRDQDSELARRRSEIRKKYSQKENQITREEGYAYTGVLAKSYVYTGEDRDFRFAVKDRSGSIKAYAEPANSSVKARAMDMLGKTVGFKGEIIADPATSKVVVHFSQVFEIWEPKTGSDSGEDSSSEQENG
- the amrA gene encoding AmmeMemoRadiSam system protein A — protein: MEEKSRQKIIELAENAVEAEITGKPFSPVKPEDTELSARRGCFVTLKTGGELRGCIGCFTSDEPLYKTVCSMARSSVSSDPRFAGRRLKPSELEELEVEVSVLSELKETDNPLSLRPGIDGIYITRGFASGCFLPQVISETGWSKEQFLSYCCSHKAGLPADAWKDKDTKVYLFTSEIISNRS
- a CDS encoding 2-oxoacid:acceptor oxidoreductase family protein → MAEKVIKKPSSMYDVFDRKGGAAPTATHYCPGCGHGIIHKLIAEAISDFGVQERTVMISPVGCSVFAYYYFDTGNLQVAHGRAPAVGTGVSRAEDNSVVISYQGDGDLASIGLNETMQAANRGEKLAVFFVNNTVYGMTGGQMAPTTLVGEQTVTCPEGRDPRQAGYPLKMCEILSSLNAPVLIERVSVSNIKKIRKARKAIRKAIEIQRDGKGYAFVEILSNCPTNLRQDAQSSMKFVDEQMEKVFPLGCFRDKIEETPPLGRMESCFEKSKIDALFNLETENAPNPADDSSFEGFGLKIAGFGGQGVLSMGVMAARAACADGRHVSWFPSYGPEQRGGTANCSVVAAGKAVASPVVYHPDILIAMNKPSLERFASDVHNGAYILYDSTAEGPKLPENARGIAVPAIKTAEELGSAKAANTFMLGVMIEVCDTGISPEKYEQAIKDSFAEKEKLIDLNLKIFNRAREWAKENSL
- a CDS encoding FeoA family protein; amino-acid sequence: MNNKKTLLNIKAGKTAIVSSISSGHRLQRRLSEMGVVPGTAIKVLQNSSAGPLLLEIKGTKTALGRGASDAIIVREIGV
- a CDS encoding aldose epimerase family protein — its product is MPQVSSKEFGKIEGKTVELYTLANDSGAKAEIITLGGTLVSLYMPDKNGKFNDIVLGFDNLEQYLKESPYFGANIGRAANRIAGGRFTLEGKEYQLAVNNGPNALHGGEEGFNMKIWDAEGFTSGGSACLKLTYTSPDGEENYPGEMNVEAVYSLTGSNELKIDFKASCDKTTIVNLTHHSYFNLAGHNSGKIYDHSLKIEADQYTPVDENLIPIGELKSVEGTIFDFRKAKRIGEDAEKAAKDYTSGFDHNFVLNNPENQYGLAASVYEPKSGRKMDVYTNQPGLQFYAANFVENLKGKDGAFYNPHCGLCLEPQKFPNAVNTPNFASPVLKPGEVYKHSISYSFSTE
- a CDS encoding 3-methyl-2-oxobutanoate dehydrogenase subunit VorB gives rise to the protein MATQLAKGNTAVIIGALYAGCDCYFGYPITPASEILHEASHYFPKLGRNFVQAESEEAAINMVFGAASTGRRVMTASSGPGISLKQEGISYIAGAELPAVIVDIMRAGPGLGNIGPEQGDYNQVVKGGGHGNYRTIVLAPNSVQEMCDFTMKAFELSFKYRNPAYVLADGVLGQMIEPVRFPEKAAEPKIDNSWAVSGNKETMKNLITSIFLDFSELEEFNYRLQEKYKKIEQNEQSCELIDTQDADVVLVSYGISSRIAKGAVEQARKQGIKAGLLRPLSLYPFPKDELKRIAERDVKFISVEMSNGQMTEDIKSSVEFRRPVHLVNRLGGNLITMEKVMDKIAELSA
- a CDS encoding MBL fold metallo-hydrolase, with translation MPSHMLSTVKTDKYNIFGYSVAGEESIVAVPELGVCFDAGKAPEHIIPIDNLLLTHGHIDHSAGIAYYLSHRQFSDQTPGTVFAEGSVIDKLKKLAEIWSELDGSRIEANYIKVQAGEYYPLKPRLYVVPFKTRHNRDSYGYTVVEVRHKLKEKYLGLSSPEIVELKKKGIEITYQLEIPLVSYTGDTAYSDYASNELVRRSEVFITECTFFEQDHLDRAKAGKHMHISQLEEMLAPLESEKIILTHFSQRTNIGEAKSILRKMLPEEIYRKIIILMDGYRNNGYQKV
- a CDS encoding DMT family transporter: MIYLIAVSLIWSFSFGLIKTNMSSLDPALVAFLRLLLSAAVFLPFLRVKGMRPKMSVQVFLIGALQFGLMYIAYIYSFQYLKAYQIAAMTIFTPLYVEIISDFAERRFVLRPYLFVLMAVFASALVTWDSLNVFEFQKGFFLVQLSNLCFAGGQVLYRKLLKPANVKDREIFAAAYCGAAAITFIAVLIRGSLPQIAQISGNQWAALLYLGIIASGLCFFLWNKGVRIANITNAAISNNLKMPLAVAVSLFVFGEYESQSPETMIRLGLGIVLLAASLILNSRQKPAG